The genomic stretch GGGCTCTTGGTGCTGGCCTGGCTCAGTCAAAGAAGGAGTTGTCCCAGCGTCCAGAGGGTGGCTGCGAAGGTTCTTATTTTTGAAGCTGGTGATGGTGCTGCTGTTCCCCCACGCTGCAGGCCTCCCCCTGCTGGTGGGCTGTGTGCTCAGCCTGCGGGCCCTGTTACTGCTCTGCTCCCCTCACATCTCCACTAAGCCCTCCACTGTGCTGCTGGGCCGGCTGGCTCTCGCAGACAGTCTCCTGCTGCTGCGCTGGATGCTTCAGCTGGGAGCAACACTGGCCTGGTGgatggaggaagaagaggaggaggtgggttTTGAGACCGAGATGGGCCACATGAGGGAGGGGAGTTCCTTTTGGTGGAGGGAGGCTGTGAGTGCGCTCTGTCAGCAGCTGCTTGATGCTCACCACCTGgcctctctgctcctgctggGGCTGCTGGGACTGGAGGCCACGCTGGTGTCTCGCTGGCCTCAGCAGACTCGCAGATT from Epinephelus moara isolate mb chromosome 4, YSFRI_EMoa_1.0, whole genome shotgun sequence encodes the following:
- the LOC126389167 gene encoding uncharacterized protein LOC126389167: MTFNFLPERRSNQVLKSVWEMGSWCWPGSVKEGVVPASRGWLRRFLFLKLVMVLLFPHAAGLPLLVGCVLSLRALLLLCSPHISTKPSTVLLGRLALADSLLLLRWMLQLGATLAWWMEEEEEEVGFETEMGHMREGSSFWWREAVSALCQQLLDAHHLASLLLLGLLGLEATLVSRWPQQTRRFRTSYWAQLSCSLVWIIVLLELFFSLHSKLLKDSRPQTYSPTLQNPQSSSLGLEPLLSLSAFSSCLRRSLWLVNLWLHYAVLYSKPQRRKSSFH